DNA from Solanum stenotomum isolate F172 chromosome 3, ASM1918654v1, whole genome shotgun sequence:
TGGGTCTGCTTTGGGAATGGTTACACAGCTTCCTTCAAATGATGAGACATCAATCAGCAAAAAGCAGTTGTTAGCACGGCTTGATGTTTGTATGGGAGGAAGAGTAGCCGAGGAGCTGGTCTTCGGTCCAGACAATGTAACTACTGGGGCTAGTAGTGACCTACACACAGCTACAGAACTTGCTCAATACATGGTATGATTTCGCTACATATTAATGTCTATTATAGTGAGTAAAATTGTCAATTTATGTAGTAAAAATACTTCTTTCCTCTTCCCTTTTTGTTTCTCTGGTTCACTAAACAAGGATTTTTTTAAAGACGCCTTGAACAGTTTAGAAGTACATGGATCATCATGTATTACAAATATTAGCTATGAGAAAAAGTTGTTTCCCAGTTTCGTTTTTGCTTATCAGCAATTACATGCCTACATATTTCAATGTATGCATGCAGATTAAATCTGATGTTCTTACTGGCTGCATGATTTCTTTTAAGGCTTAAGTCATACGCGtacccttaaagttgtccgcataattcacttagataCCTCAACTAAGttttgtacctattgaacattTCTAGGACCTCAAATTTATACCACTTGAGCACTTTTTGCCTACATGGCATTTTGAATGTGATTCACGGCTGATGAGTGTGTGAAAGCATTTAgatagatattttttaaataaataaaaaaaacagtcgctttcttcttctttgtgcTTATTTGCCATCACTAATTTCTCTGGCAACCGCAGGCAATCGCCATCGCCATCGCCATTGCAATcatacttcttcttcttcttccgtATTTTTCTAGTCACTCCAATTCATTTACCTTtatcatcatttttttaaaaaaaattgtcattatCGCTGCCATCACATCCCTTTCTTCCTCATCTTTTGAGCAACCACCAACATCTCTACCATCAACGCTGCCACATAgtcattttatttcttaatatcTAGAATCGCTTGtaccttttttttccttcagaTCTAGAACTGCATCTTTGTCGATTTATGAAAGTAAGCAAAGTTACAAATTGCAATTTAAACAACTCCACCACCTCTACCATTAATGTTTCACTTTGTTCTTTTTTCCCTCCGGATCTTAGAACATTATTTTACTATtagatgttttattttttaaaaaaatctaaatctaCCATTTTTGATATATGGTAAAgaacgagaaaaaaaaaaggtggtTCGATGAGCAGCATTAGAcgtcttctttcttcttctttttttaaaattttttttgaatctaaTGATTTGCCATTGTTGATTCATACAAATGAAGAAAAGTTTAATTGTTGGATTTCCTTTTTCAGAGTTAGAAAATTTCGTCACTAAAATAGCTCAATTCCACCATTAATTGTTGACTTTCCTTCGACTTTTTCCATAATTGAATTAAGAGAAACGATGGGTGATGTTGGCGACGATAATGGTGGATGTACAGCagcattttgaaaaaaaagttgaagagtttttcctttgtttttgtcATAATGGTGGAGTAATTGTTATTTTGACTCAAAATGCCACATATATATCGTTTATTTGACAATTTGCCATGTCAGCGCGAGTGTACTACactcattttatattttcaactgATTGTCAAAAAAATGCTAAAATGGTTCTAATTCGACTCGGtagaagtgttcaataggtacatgTTGTAGTTGAGGTGTTCAAATGAAATAtacggacaactttaaggggctgtGGATGACTTAAGCCTTCTTTTAAGTTGCTGATTTGGGTTTTAGCTGCATTTATATGCCAGAATTTGTTAACCCAGAATGTCTTATTTTTCGACAACATTATACGGGGTAGTGCTTATCCCATTTTGATTTCTCGCCAGCTAACtgcataaataaaaataatatttatgtgaACATCAAGACCTTTGGATTGCAGGTTTCTTAAGGAAGTTACCTAACTGATGATgttatgaagaaaaaattgtcCCATGTGAAACTCAAATGATCAGAAAGATAAACTAAATCTGTCAGATTGAAGGTGCTATGCTGGGCTCAGAAAATTGAGTCTTGCCGATCTGAGACTTCAATGTTCGAAGTCATTTTTGCTTTCCTTGGACTGTCGTTCAGTTTTTCTCAGAGAAAATTGTATCACCTTTAGTTCCTTTTCCTCAATCTACTACTATTTGTTAATATAAGTAAAATTAACATCTCTGTAACCTAGGCATAACCCAACGTGgtggaaagagaaaaaagaaagcaaCCATACCCTCCAGATGTCTATGGTGTGGGAGTATTTTGCACTAGACATAAGTTAGAAGCTACTAAGGTTTTACCCCACATGAGACGTAGCTTTTCCACAGGCAAAAGCTGCCTTGAGAGGGTTCCTCTCCGGACCTGCTTTATAGGAAGAGTAAAAAAGAGTCGGTTCTTCGTTTTCTTTGTCTGGCTAATGTATATATTCAGCTGTGAATGATGTTATTAAATTTGTCAGAATGAAGCTTTCTGTTACAAGTGTGTGACAGTACCACATTTTTCTGTAGGTATCGTCCTGTGGGATGAGTGATGCAATTGGACCTGTTCACATCAAAGAGCGGCCAAGTGCTGAAATGCAATCACGTATGGATGCTGAGGTATGTGCTTAGCTCGAGtttaaaagctttttttttgtaacaactGACCTGATGAAGAATTTCTAAGTCATAGTATTCTAGCATGTTTTTTATTTGGGTTGATAAGCTCTTATAAGTTTGTTCTTCTGATGCTCAGGTGGTCAAACTTCTAAGAGAAGCATATGATCGCGTAAAGGCCCTCCTAAAGAAGGTTTGTCTTACATATCTTAATGATCATAGAGCTATACTAACTGGCAGAAACCTGTTAGGTTCGGTTAGCATAAGCTTATctgtgattttctttttcaatgcAGCATGAAAAGGCTCTACACACTCTGGCAACTGCCCTTCTAGAGTGCGAAACATTGACTTCCGAAGATATAAGGCGGATTCTTCTCCCTTTCTCTGAAGACCGGCTCTCTGAAcaacagcagcagcagcagcagcctCAGGACGAAGAAACTCTCGCATTGGTTTAGATATATGGCTTTCTCTTCCATGGGTGATCATCTCAACTGGTGTAGGGGGCTATTATGTACAGTGTATACGGAGCACTAGTTTTGATTATTTCACTTACAGGtcttcactattttttttttctttcccctTGTGTTGTAACATATTTTTAGGACTTCCATTTCCTGGCATACAAAACAGGTGTAGCTTCAGTAGTGTTGTACGCCTTAGTAGGACttccaaaatttcttttttccGTTTTCTTTGTCAAccgttttttaattttatataccCTCTATTGGGCAAAATTTTGCATGTAAACTTGGGAATtgtatatctatttattataCTGGGAATAAGGATATCCTACTTAACACCATACTCTAGGATTTACTAATTCTGCTCCTTTCAATGCTATCTCGTCTGaacaaattaattgatttgttCTCGAGTTTCTGGAGATTCATTTGGTTCTGCTTTAGGTTCAAATTCGataatttaagaaagtaattcCGCTTCAATTTACGTGAGGGTGTTtaacatatatcatatattggATAAAGAGTTATGTTCTACACTGTATCAAGTCTTTCAACAGTAAATCACCCCTTGCTCTGCATTAGGGAAAACCAAAATTCGAGATTACATAACAAATGTAACATCTGGCCAGTGTCCCTATGACCCATACTAAACTTTGAATCAAATATGTACGTGATCATGATCCACATTATTCaacaacatcaaattcaagtaaATTAAACAATCGTGTGATTGTATGCCAAACCACCCCTCAACAGTTTTTGTCAATAAGCACGTAAATCAGCACCATATAATAAGGCAGCAAGAATGAGCTAAATTGCAAATCCTCTGTATAGCCTCATGGCGCACGACTGTCCAATCGCTGCATATAGAGTCATAAACTCTCAAGCCTGACCAACAAGAACATCCTTGTAAGGAGTTGGGGCAACGGTAGAGGATGTTGTTTCTTCCACTGGCGACCTTTTCCTTCGCCTTTGCTCTTCTACTAGCAGTGGCATTTGCCCCTCCTCCACCGATGACTGTCTCCTTCGTCTTTGCTCTTCTATTAGCAGTGGCATTTGCCCCTCCCTTTCTTGTATCAATCGGTCTTGTGCTCCGCCTCGTAGCTTTTCTAGTCTCAATCCACTCATTTGTTGCATCTTGAACACTTTTACCACATTCATTAATCCTCCAATGAACAGCAATAAACTCCCAAATAACCCGAACAACATCCAGTCTTCACTCTGCATCATTTCACAAGTCCCTCAACAGTTAGTTGATCGAACTGCACAAAAGGTGTGCAAGAGATTGTACTGCTCGTTAGTATATTATTAGTGTTTTCTATGTCATAAGCCTACAAGAAGTATAAAGATATAGACAGAGTTAAAAATATAACAACCAAATAGAATGTCTCGGATCCAAAAGTTGGATTGGCTATATGGAACCTCTGTATCAACTTATTCAGTATTCACTTCATCTTACTGATAGGACTACTACTATAGAATCTATTCACAACATCCAACGTCTCCTAGAATGTTGCCAAAAATACAACTTTTCCTTCTCtcctcttctctttctttttgatACTTGGTTGACAGGGTCATGCCTTTCTGAGTATGCACATCCTATAGTTTAGTAATTAAAGACCTTTCTTATTCCTAGACTACTTGATCATGCTTCCCAGACGAGGGTCTTAAGGTCCGGGAAACTAACTAAAgagaaatagttttttttttcaagagcAACTGAGTAAGAATGAGAGTTTAGTTTCTGCGGCGGAACTTGCAAGCATGGTTACGGGAGACGCGGGCATCAACCCTACCTTGCGAGTATTTATGGAAAGCCACCTTTTTTCCCCCTTTAAATGTGGGTTGATATATACGTTTTTTATGATCATTATAGGTGGTATTAAAGAGTTAGATGGTAAGTCCATAAACAGATTTTTCCGTATTGATAATTGTAAAAAATGTTGGTTACTTACTAACAATTTCAAGCCATGGTGGACATATCCTGACTGCTCTCTCCAATTGAGGAGTGATCCTACCAGAAACAGTAAACTGCCCAACAAGAAGGGGATGTTGACACTTTGTTGCAAGATTTGGACATGCCCATCCGCTCTTTCGTAAATCTGACACGAGTTATGGATTGAACCAAGCAGCCATAGAGCAGGGCCAGCAATAAGCAGACTCACAGCTTGCCTCTCCATTTTGTAATTGCCATACCCCTTTTCTGCCTTCACAAACGAATTAAATACATGATCAGATGAAGAACTCAACAACATTATACTGAAACTACATAGCCAATATTCAATGTTATATTTAGCCAGCAAAGCAAAATTACTAATCCTTGTATCACATTCTTGGCTTCTTTGTCTGTTAAAGAAAGACCAGACACCTCCTTATAGTGGCATATGCTGAATTTGTGCCAGTGGTATAGTGATCTTGTCAATGGGTTCAAGTTTGGCACTGTGGTAGTTACAAGGCTATTATGTCCCTTTAAGTCAGTTCCAAAAGAATGTAGTAAATGAAATTTTCGTACATTAGACATTCCAGGGGCGGAGCTACCCTAGGGCAAGGCGTCGGAAAATTACATTGTTTGAGGTTGTGTGTTCTATCCCTTATAGGAGCATTTGctttttactttatattttgacaccccttaataaaaaattcaaataccaTTCGAACTTACCCTAGTGTGATTCGTACTTAATCTACCGGTTGACGGTGCAGGTACTCAACCAATAGGGTAAACCTCACTTGTGGCATTAGGCATCTTTAATTTAAGTCTCCCTAGTCTGATACCATATTTGAAAACTTTTACCAATAAGTGACGGTTCGATTCTCCGTCTTATAATCTCCTTCTCTCAaggtataatagataaaaaaaaaaaaaaaaaaaaaaaattattccttTTACCAATCAAACACCCTCTTATAAAATGATTGCTTAGAATTCAGTGTGATGTTTTTAACGATAAAAGCGATGACACGGAAGGAAATATAGAGCAAATGAATTAGGCATTTGTTTGTGTGATTTTAACTTAGACATAAAGTCCATCGAGtttaaaaaacttttgtaacaaaatgtcatttaatctcGTAATCATAAGTATTTTTAACAAACTAAgacaaat
Protein-coding regions in this window:
- the LOC125859960 gene encoding uncharacterized protein LOC125859960, with product MVKLASAREMRLYGPRLTRNRLEYINAGLYLFATILLVGGFAAQFSNEQLSGLVLLLIALAMIVVVNVHDLLAHLAGIDYRFLLLGFDPQLPLVEFAVPVVQSVGTILNFLAILFLFTQAEKGYGNYKMERQAVSLLIAGPALWLLGSIHNSCQIYERADGHVQILQQSVNIPFLLGSLLFLVGSLLNWREQSGYVHHGLKLLSEDWMLFGLFGSLLLFIGGLMNVVKVFKMQQMSGLRLEKLRGGAQDRLIQEREGQMPLLIEEQRRRRQSSVEEGQMPLLVEEQRRRKRSPVEETTSSTVAPTPYKDVLVGQA